Proteins encoded in a region of the Stieleria neptunia genome:
- the cysS gene encoding cysteine--tRNA ligase, with product MTKPASQLRVYNTLTKTKQPFEPIAPPAVGIYLCGPTVYAESHIGHMVGPVIFDTVKRYLRYSGYQPTWVVNITDVDDKLINKSKERELPVSQIATEMTADYMANLRELGVNQIDYMPRATDHMPQIISFIEQLIEKDHAYEVDGDVFFDVVKDPNYGQLSNRSVDDQQGEGGGAAAKKRSAGDFALWKSAKPGEISWDSPWGRGRPGWHIECSAMSHEILGKTFDIHGGGLDLMFPHHENELAQSGCCHDAPMVKYWMHNGLMRSEGKGKLGGKGDREESAEEAAAGKISRSKGDGGLSALIRRHTGTRIRFFLLRTHYRSTILYSEEGLEEAGAALEGFYRLFDRFHEISGLSFYGDGDLKPAKTRAGGEFDPGKDALLGQVHQIREKFITAMDDDFNTGAAISVLFDGLRLLNRFIDEKSLAAGADASSPQVVSLIAAMRSLKELTNVLGLFDKPPVAGGGDEVAQELLDKTIHLLIDLRKEARERKDYATGDAIRNRLGELGVALLDKKEGTSWELTS from the coding sequence GTGACAAAGCCAGCCAGCCAACTTCGCGTTTACAACACGCTGACGAAAACCAAACAGCCGTTCGAGCCGATCGCGCCGCCCGCGGTCGGGATCTATTTGTGTGGTCCGACCGTTTATGCCGAATCCCACATCGGTCACATGGTCGGCCCCGTCATTTTTGACACCGTCAAACGCTACTTGCGGTACAGCGGCTACCAGCCGACTTGGGTCGTCAACATCACCGATGTCGATGACAAACTGATCAACAAGAGCAAGGAGCGGGAGTTGCCGGTTTCTCAGATCGCCACGGAAATGACCGCCGACTACATGGCCAACCTCCGCGAGCTGGGCGTCAACCAAATCGACTACATGCCGCGGGCGACCGACCACATGCCCCAAATTATCTCGTTCATCGAGCAGCTGATCGAAAAAGATCACGCCTACGAGGTCGATGGCGACGTGTTCTTCGATGTGGTCAAAGACCCCAACTACGGCCAGCTCTCCAACCGCAGCGTCGATGACCAGCAGGGCGAGGGCGGCGGTGCAGCGGCAAAAAAACGCTCCGCCGGCGATTTTGCACTCTGGAAATCCGCCAAACCCGGTGAAATCTCCTGGGACAGCCCCTGGGGCCGCGGCCGACCCGGCTGGCACATCGAATGCTCGGCGATGAGCCACGAAATCCTCGGCAAAACCTTCGACATCCACGGCGGCGGGTTGGACCTGATGTTCCCGCACCACGAAAACGAACTGGCCCAAAGCGGCTGCTGTCACGACGCCCCGATGGTCAAGTACTGGATGCACAACGGCCTGATGCGTTCCGAAGGCAAAGGCAAACTGGGTGGCAAGGGCGATCGCGAAGAGTCGGCCGAAGAAGCGGCCGCGGGAAAGATCAGCCGTTCCAAGGGCGACGGCGGTCTGAGTGCCCTGATCCGGCGCCACACCGGAACCCGGATTCGGTTCTTTCTGCTGCGAACCCACTATCGCAGCACCATCCTGTATAGCGAAGAAGGGCTGGAGGAAGCCGGCGCGGCGCTGGAGGGTTTTTATCGGCTGTTTGATCGGTTCCATGAGATCTCGGGCCTCTCCTTCTACGGCGACGGCGATCTGAAACCGGCCAAAACACGTGCCGGCGGCGAGTTCGATCCCGGAAAGGATGCCTTGCTCGGGCAGGTGCACCAGATCCGGGAAAAGTTCATCACCGCGATGGACGACGACTTCAACACCGGGGCCGCCATCAGCGTGCTGTTCGATGGGTTGCGGCTGCTGAATCGATTCATCGATGAAAAATCACTCGCCGCCGGGGCGGATGCGTCCTCGCCCCAAGTCGTCTCGCTGATCGCCGCCATGCGATCGCTGAAAGAACTGACCAACGTGTTGGGCTTGTTCGACAAGCCGCCGGTCGCCGGCGGAGGTGATGAAGTCGCACAAGAGTTGCTCGACAAAACGATCCACCTGTTGATCGATCTTCGCAAGGAAGCCCGAGAACGCAAGGACTACGCGACCGGTGATGCCATCCGCAATCGACTCGGCGAACTCGGCGTGGCCCTGTTGGACAAGAAAGAAGGCACCAGCTGGGAACTGACCTCATGA
- the ppdK gene encoding pyruvate, phosphate dikinase: MANKMVYYFGKSKTEGKGKPKALLGGKGLNLAEMTSIGLPVPPGFTITTEVCDQYYKAGKQLPSGLMDEVGKAIKKLEKELDKKFGDDSNPLLVSVRSGAAVSMPGMMNTILNLGLNDISTEGLAKATKNERFAYDAYRRLINMFGDVVMGMDHHQFEIAFDKIKKKYNVSDDTEVPAEGLKELCEAYKEVYKEHTGEMFPQDPVAQLELSIEAVFGSWNTDRAVKYREIEGIRHLLGTAVNVQSMVYGNMGDDSGTGVAFTRNPNTGGNKFYGEFLINAQGEDVVAGIRTPQPVAEMPKWNRAIHKELLEVKKTLENHYAEMQDIEFTIERGTLYMLQTRTGKRTGIAAVKIACDLVKEELIDQKEAVMRVDPNALTQLLLPSFKTTARNAAEVLCKGINASPGAAVGKPAFTAEEARERKDAGEDIILVRRETSPEDVDGMSAAVGILTSTGGATSHAAVVARGWGKCCVAGASDVEIDEKKKRLKVHGQTLGVNDVISLDGTTGEVMLGAVETQEPKLSGDFAKLMKWADEYRTLAVRTNADSPADSKRARDFGAEGIGLCRTEHMFFEPDRIIHMRSMILAEEEKDRRQALAKLLPFQRKDFEGIFKAMAGLPVTIRLLDPPLHEFLPHETAAQKEMAAELGVKASDIKKRIEALHEANPMLGHRGCRLSITYPEVLEMQVQAITEAAINCGKKKIKAHPEIMIPLVGTYKELALLRGKVEETIAKTVAAKKFEGDLDISIGTMIEIPRACLTADEIAEHADFFSFGTNDLTQMAFGYSRDDIGGFLPDYLEQEILDVDPFQSLDQTGVGQLVELGVTKGRSAKKALKIGICGEHGGDPSSVEFCHRVGLNYVSCSPFRVPIARLAAAQAAITNS, encoded by the coding sequence ATGGCGAACAAGATGGTCTATTACTTCGGTAAATCAAAAACCGAAGGCAAAGGCAAACCCAAAGCTCTACTCGGCGGAAAAGGACTGAACCTCGCCGAAATGACCTCGATCGGACTTCCGGTCCCCCCCGGGTTTACGATCACCACCGAAGTTTGTGACCAGTACTACAAGGCCGGCAAGCAATTGCCGTCGGGCCTGATGGACGAGGTCGGCAAAGCGATCAAAAAACTCGAAAAAGAACTCGACAAGAAGTTCGGCGACGACTCCAACCCGCTGCTGGTCAGCGTCCGCTCCGGCGCGGCGGTCAGCATGCCCGGGATGATGAACACCATCCTGAACTTGGGCCTCAACGACATCTCCACCGAAGGGCTGGCCAAGGCGACGAAAAACGAACGTTTCGCCTACGACGCCTATCGCCGCCTGATCAACATGTTCGGCGACGTCGTGATGGGGATGGACCACCACCAGTTCGAAATCGCGTTCGACAAAATCAAGAAAAAGTACAACGTCAGCGACGACACGGAAGTGCCGGCCGAGGGCCTGAAAGAACTCTGCGAGGCTTACAAAGAAGTCTACAAAGAGCACACCGGCGAGATGTTCCCACAGGACCCGGTCGCACAACTGGAACTGTCGATCGAAGCCGTCTTCGGCTCCTGGAACACCGATCGGGCGGTCAAGTACCGCGAGATCGAAGGGATCCGCCACCTGCTCGGAACCGCCGTCAACGTCCAATCGATGGTCTATGGGAACATGGGCGACGATTCGGGCACCGGCGTCGCGTTCACACGGAACCCCAACACCGGCGGGAACAAGTTTTACGGCGAATTCCTGATCAATGCTCAGGGTGAAGACGTGGTCGCGGGGATCCGCACCCCGCAACCGGTCGCCGAAATGCCGAAGTGGAACCGCGCGATCCACAAGGAACTGCTTGAGGTCAAGAAGACGCTGGAAAATCACTACGCCGAAATGCAGGACATCGAGTTCACGATCGAACGTGGCACGCTGTACATGCTGCAGACGCGAACCGGCAAACGAACCGGCATCGCCGCGGTCAAAATCGCCTGCGATCTGGTCAAAGAAGAGCTGATCGATCAAAAAGAAGCCGTCATGCGGGTCGACCCGAACGCGCTGACGCAGCTGCTGCTGCCGAGCTTCAAAACCACCGCCCGCAACGCCGCCGAAGTGCTTTGCAAGGGCATCAACGCATCGCCGGGTGCCGCCGTCGGCAAACCCGCCTTCACGGCCGAAGAGGCCCGCGAACGGAAAGACGCCGGCGAAGACATCATCCTGGTTCGTCGCGAGACCAGCCCCGAAGACGTCGATGGCATGAGCGCCGCGGTCGGCATTCTGACCAGCACCGGCGGTGCAACCAGCCACGCAGCCGTCGTCGCTCGAGGCTGGGGCAAATGCTGTGTCGCAGGTGCCTCCGACGTCGAGATCGATGAAAAGAAGAAACGTCTGAAGGTCCACGGCCAGACCCTGGGCGTCAACGACGTGATCAGCCTGGACGGAACCACCGGTGAAGTCATGCTCGGTGCCGTGGAAACACAGGAGCCCAAGCTGTCCGGTGATTTCGCCAAGCTGATGAAATGGGCCGACGAGTACCGAACGCTGGCCGTTCGCACCAACGCGGATTCACCCGCCGACAGCAAGCGAGCCCGTGACTTCGGTGCCGAGGGCATCGGACTGTGCCGCACCGAGCACATGTTCTTCGAGCCGGATCGCATCATCCACATGCGATCGATGATTCTGGCCGAAGAAGAAAAAGATCGCCGCCAGGCACTGGCCAAGCTGCTGCCGTTCCAACGCAAAGACTTTGAAGGCATCTTCAAAGCGATGGCCGGATTGCCCGTGACGATCCGCTTGCTTGACCCGCCGTTGCACGAGTTCCTGCCCCACGAAACGGCCGCTCAAAAAGAGATGGCCGCGGAACTCGGCGTCAAAGCATCCGACATCAAAAAACGCATCGAAGCGCTGCACGAAGCCAACCCGATGCTCGGACACCGGGGATGCCGATTGAGCATCACCTACCCCGAAGTCCTGGAGATGCAGGTCCAAGCGATCACCGAAGCGGCGATCAACTGCGGCAAGAAAAAGATCAAGGCTCACCCCGAGATCATGATCCCGCTGGTCGGAACCTACAAAGAACTCGCCCTGCTGCGAGGGAAGGTCGAAGAGACGATCGCCAAGACGGTCGCGGCGAAGAAGTTCGAGGGCGACCTGGACATCTCGATCGGCACCATGATCGAAATCCCCCGCGCCTGCTTGACGGCCGACGAGATCGCCGAGCACGCCGACTTCTTCAGCTTCGGCACCAACGACTTGACCCAGATGGCGTTCGGCTACAGCCGCGACGACATCGGCGGATTCCTGCCCGATTACCTGGAGCAAGAAATCTTGGATGTCGACCCGTTCCAATCCCTGGATCAAACCGGTGTCGGACAACTGGTCGAACTGGGCGTCACCAAAGGCCGCTCCGCCAAGAAGGCCCTGAAGATCGGCATCTGCGGCGAACACGGCGGCGATCCGAGCAGCGTCGAGTTCTGCCACCGAGTGGGACTGAACTACGTCAGCTGCAGCCCGTTCCGCGTGCCGATCGCCCGCTTGGCCGCCGCCCAAGCTGCGATCACCAACAGCTAG
- a CDS encoding IS1380 family transposase: MTKRNRKRPALKRLRRQAVEVDFNGGSLTSDGGLVLLREVDKKLNLIERIDQAIDDPRDPFHTKHSQAEILISRIFAIAAGYEDANDQQHLRNDAAFQVAAGRTPRINAGADDDEDPTLASPSTHSRFENRIGKKELFELSKILVDIFLDSFDTPPGEITLDLDATDDKVHGEQERRAFNAYYDSYCFQPLYVFCGDQLLVSYLRAANLGDAHHARGITKLLVARIRKRWPQVKITLRGDGGFAIERLMRWCDKNDVHYIFGLPKNKVLVKEIACEMTRARILRSHRGGKQACFKWFRYRTGRTWDRHRWVVGKAEYTGKGPNPRFVVTNRFSSDGIVDTTYHRPMVNGKRQPLQVKTPGTWCSVAFDPEKFYREHYCMRGEMENRIKEQQLCLFADRTSCTRFIANQFRVMLSSFAYVLLDGVRRLGLSGTKHSRLRVDTIRLRLLKIAARVRVTCRRVIFHLCSHCPWEPLFNQVLTRLCRSD, translated from the coding sequence ATGACAAAGCGTAATCGAAAACGTCCCGCATTGAAACGCCTCCGCAGGCAGGCCGTTGAAGTGGATTTCAACGGCGGATCGCTCACCTCCGACGGAGGCCTCGTCCTGCTTCGTGAAGTCGACAAAAAGCTCAATTTGATCGAGCGGATTGACCAAGCCATCGACGACCCACGTGATCCGTTTCACACCAAGCATTCGCAAGCGGAAATCCTCATCAGTCGAATCTTTGCGATCGCTGCAGGATACGAAGATGCAAACGATCAACAGCATCTTCGCAACGATGCCGCCTTTCAAGTCGCCGCCGGACGGACCCCTCGAATCAATGCCGGGGCGGACGACGATGAAGATCCCACTCTGGCAAGTCCCTCGACGCATTCGCGATTTGAAAATCGAATCGGCAAAAAAGAACTCTTCGAGCTCAGCAAGATCCTCGTTGACATTTTCCTTGACAGCTTCGACACCCCGCCTGGTGAAATCACGCTCGATCTAGACGCAACGGACGACAAGGTACACGGCGAGCAAGAAAGAAGGGCTTTCAATGCCTACTACGACAGTTACTGCTTCCAACCGCTGTACGTATTTTGCGGCGACCAACTTCTCGTCTCTTATCTTCGTGCGGCCAATCTCGGTGATGCACACCACGCACGCGGGATCACAAAATTACTCGTCGCAAGGATCCGCAAACGATGGCCTCAGGTCAAAATTACCCTTCGTGGTGACGGAGGCTTTGCGATCGAACGCCTGATGCGTTGGTGCGACAAAAACGATGTCCACTACATCTTTGGTTTGCCCAAAAATAAGGTTTTAGTCAAGGAAATTGCTTGCGAAATGACACGGGCAAGAATCCTTCGATCACACCGGGGTGGGAAACAAGCCTGCTTCAAATGGTTTCGCTATCGCACCGGCAGGACTTGGGACCGCCATCGCTGGGTGGTCGGCAAAGCAGAGTACACTGGCAAAGGCCCCAATCCTCGCTTCGTCGTAACAAACCGTTTCTCAAGTGATGGCATTGTCGACACGACCTACCATCGACCGATGGTCAACGGCAAAAGGCAACCGTTGCAAGTTAAGACTCCAGGAACATGGTGTTCTGTCGCCTTTGACCCGGAGAAGTTTTATCGAGAGCACTACTGCATGCGTGGCGAGATGGAGAATCGGATCAAAGAACAACAGCTTTGCCTGTTCGCTGATCGCACCAGTTGCACCCGTTTTATTGCCAATCAGTTCCGCGTGATGCTTTCATCATTTGCTTACGTTCTACTCGATGGGGTGCGTCGCCTGGGCCTGAGTGGAACGAAACATAGTCGTCTACGCGTGGACACAATTCGATTGCGTCTATTGAAAATTGCAGCACGCGTGCGTGTGACTTGCCGTCGTGTGATCTTTCATCTCTGCAGCCACTGCCCCTGGGAACCGCTGTTCAATCAGGTGCTGACGCGTCTTTGTCGTAGCGACTAG
- a CDS encoding IS1380 family transposase, with the protein MTKRNRKRPALKRLRRQAVEVDFNGGSLTSDGGLVLLREVDKKLNLIERIDQAIDDPRDPFHTKHSQAEILISRIFAIAAGYEDANDQQHLRNDAAFQVAAGRTPRINAGADDDEDPTLASPSTHSRFENRIGKKELFELSKILVDIFLDSFDTPPGEITLDLDATDDKVHGEQERRAFNAYYDSYCFQPLYVFCGDQLLVSYLRTANLGDAHHARGITKLLVARIRKRWPQVKITLRGDGGFAIERLMRWCDKNDVHYIFGLPKNKVLVKEIACEMTRARILRSHRGGKQACFKWFRYRTGRTWDRHRWVVGKAEYTGKGPNPRFVVTNRFSSDGIVDTTYHRPMVNGKRQPLQVKTPGTWCSVAFDPEKFYREHYCMRGEMENRIKEQQLCLFADRTSCTRFIANQFRVMLSSFAYVLLDGVRRLGLSGTKHSRLRVDTIRLRLLKIAARVRVTCRRVIFHLCSHCPWEPLFNQVLTRLCRSD; encoded by the coding sequence ATGACAAAGCGTAATCGAAAACGTCCCGCATTGAAACGCCTCCGCAGGCAGGCCGTTGAGGTGGATTTCAACGGCGGATCGCTCACCTCCGACGGAGGCCTCGTCCTGCTTCGTGAAGTCGACAAAAAGCTCAATTTGATCGAGCGGATTGACCAAGCCATCGACGACCCACGTGATCCGTTTCACACCAAGCATTCGCAAGCGGAAATCCTCATCAGTCGAATCTTTGCGATCGCTGCAGGATACGAAGATGCAAACGATCAACAGCATCTTCGCAACGATGCCGCCTTTCAAGTCGCCGCCGGACGGACCCCTCGAATCAATGCCGGGGCGGACGACGATGAAGATCCCACTCTGGCAAGTCCCTCGACGCATTCGCGATTTGAAAATCGAATCGGCAAAAAAGAACTCTTCGAGCTCAGCAAGATCCTCGTTGATATTTTCCTTGACAGCTTCGACACCCCGCCTGGTGAAATCACGCTCGATCTAGACGCAACGGACGACAAGGTACACGGCGAGCAAGAAAGAAGGGCTTTCAATGCCTACTACGACAGTTACTGCTTCCAACCGCTGTACGTATTTTGCGGCGACCAACTTCTCGTCTCTTATCTTCGTACGGCCAATCTCGGTGATGCACACCACGCACGCGGGATCACAAAATTACTCGTCGCAAGGATCCGCAAACGATGGCCTCAGGTCAAAATTACCCTTCGTGGTGACGGAGGCTTTGCGATCGAACGCCTGATGCGTTGGTGCGACAAAAACGATGTCCACTACATCTTTGGTTTGCCCAAGAATAAGGTTTTAGTCAAGGAAATTGCTTGCGAAATGACACGGGCAAGAATCCTTCGATCACACCGGGGTGGGAAACAAGCCTGCTTCAAATGGTTTCGCTATCGCACCGGCAGGACTTGGGACCGCCATCGCTGGGTGGTCGGCAAAGCAGAGTACACTGGCAAAGGCCCCAATCCTCGCTTCGTCGTAACAAACCGTTTCTCAAGTGATGGCATTGTCGACACGACCTACCATCGACCGATGGTCAACGGCAAAAGGCAACCGTTGCAAGTTAAGACTCCAGGAACATGGTGTTCTGTCGCCTTTGACCCGGAGAAGTTTTATCGAGAGCACTACTGCATGCGTGGCGAGATGGAGAATCGGATCAAAGAACAACAGCTTTGCCTGTTCGCTGATCGCACCAGTTGCACCCGTTTTATTGCCAATCAGTTCCGCGTGATGCTTTCATCATTTGCTTACGTTCTACTCGATGGGGTGCGTCGCCTGGGCCTGAGTGGAACGAAACATAGTCGTCTACGCGTGGACACAATTCGATTGCGTCTATTGAAAATTGCAGCACGCGTGCGTGTGACTTGCCGTCGTGTGATCTTTCATCTCTGCAGCCACTGCCCCTGGGAACCGCTGTTCAATCAGGTGCTGACGCGTCTTTGTCGTAGCGACTAG
- a CDS encoding phytoene desaturase family protein, producing MTDPNAEKNSIDHYDTIIIGAGMSGLAAGIRLAHYDQRVCILERHYTIGGLNSFYRMGGRDYDVGLHAMTNFAKRGTKKGPLAKLIRQLRFRWDDFKLAEQIGSSIRFPGVSLDFSNDIGLLENEIAERFPGQVDGFRSLCDSLLDYSDMDGADQRFMRSAREVMAEHISEPLLIEMLLCPLMWYGNARENDMDFGQFCIMFRACYLEGFGRPFKGVRVILKNLVRKFRGLGGELKLRSGVSKIHVDGGRAVGVVLDDGTELTATRILSSAGNVETMRMCDDITEVDVARAGKLSFIESISILDRMPQSFGFDRTIVFYNDSEAFHWKRPDDELCDPRTGVICSPNNYIYEDDEGDLPDGVLRITTLANHDRWCELPEAKYQAEKVRQYDSAVASSVRFMPDFRQYVVDTDVFTPKTIRRFTWHDNGAVYGAPTKQLDGTTHLPNVFLCGTDQGFVGIVGAIVSGISMANRHCLQPY from the coding sequence GTGACCGACCCAAACGCAGAAAAGAACAGCATCGACCACTACGACACGATCATCATCGGCGCCGGGATGAGTGGCTTGGCTGCCGGGATCCGTCTGGCGCACTATGACCAGCGTGTCTGTATTCTCGAGCGTCACTACACCATCGGCGGTCTGAATTCGTTCTACCGCATGGGCGGACGCGACTACGACGTCGGTCTGCACGCGATGACCAACTTTGCCAAACGCGGGACCAAGAAAGGTCCGCTGGCCAAGCTGATTCGCCAGTTGCGTTTCCGCTGGGACGACTTCAAGCTCGCCGAGCAGATCGGTTCGTCGATCCGGTTCCCCGGCGTTTCGCTCGATTTCAGCAACGATATCGGGTTGCTGGAAAACGAGATCGCCGAGCGGTTTCCCGGCCAGGTCGATGGCTTCCGGTCGTTGTGTGATTCGCTGTTGGATTATTCCGACATGGACGGGGCTGATCAGCGTTTCATGCGATCGGCGCGGGAGGTGATGGCCGAGCACATCAGCGAGCCGTTGTTGATCGAGATGTTGCTCTGTCCGCTGATGTGGTACGGCAACGCCCGTGAGAACGACATGGACTTTGGTCAGTTCTGCATCATGTTCCGGGCCTGTTATCTGGAAGGGTTCGGGCGTCCGTTCAAGGGCGTGCGGGTGATCTTGAAAAACCTGGTCCGCAAGTTTCGTGGGCTCGGCGGTGAATTGAAGCTCCGCAGCGGCGTGTCCAAGATCCATGTCGACGGCGGTCGTGCCGTCGGTGTCGTCTTGGATGATGGGACGGAATTGACGGCAACGCGCATCCTGTCGTCGGCCGGCAATGTCGAGACCATGCGGATGTGCGACGACATCACCGAAGTCGACGTCGCGCGTGCGGGAAAGCTGTCATTTATCGAATCGATTTCGATTCTGGATCGGATGCCGCAATCGTTCGGGTTTGATCGCACCATCGTCTTTTACAACGACAGCGAGGCGTTTCATTGGAAGCGCCCGGACGACGAACTCTGTGACCCGCGGACCGGCGTGATCTGTTCGCCGAACAATTACATCTACGAAGACGACGAGGGTGATTTGCCCGACGGCGTGTTGCGGATCACGACGCTCGCCAATCACGATCGCTGGTGCGAGTTGCCTGAGGCGAAGTACCAGGCCGAAAAAGTGCGACAGTATGATTCGGCGGTCGCGTCCTCGGTGCGTTTCATGCCGGATTTTCGCCAGTACGTTGTCGACACCGACGTGTTCACGCCCAAGACGATCCGTCGCTTCACCTGGCATGACAACGGCGCCGTCTACGGGGCGCCGACCAAACAGCTCGATGGCACCACGCATCTGCCGAACGTCTTCTTGTGCGGCACCGACCAAGGGTTCGTCGGCATCGTCGGCGCCATCGTCAGCGGCATCAGCATGGCCAATCGGCACTGCCTGCAGCCCTATTAG
- a CDS encoding acyl carrier protein produces the protein MTPAEIRDEILDILEDISPDEDLDDLKDEVAFREQLELDSMDFLDIVMELRKRHRVQIPEEEYGELASMASTVAYLEPKMRDIVKT, from the coding sequence ATGACGCCTGCTGAAATCCGCGACGAAATCCTGGACATTCTCGAAGACATTTCGCCGGACGAAGACCTGGACGATTTGAAAGACGAGGTGGCGTTCCGGGAGCAGTTGGAACTCGATAGCATGGACTTTTTGGACATCGTCATGGAGCTGCGCAAGCGGCACCGTGTCCAGATTCCCGAGGAGGAGTACGGGGAGCTGGCCAGTATGGCGTCCACGGTGGCGTATCTTGAACCGAAGATGCGTGACATCGTCAAAACCTGA
- a CDS encoding beta-ketoacyl-[acyl-carrier-protein] synthase family protein — protein MIAPNLASELPDDQRIVITGIGLTAPNGNDWDSFREALLEKRSGVKPYEIRYFGKTLAGICDFETTRYQSKKDLRRGTRAGSVGVYAANEAIKHAGIDWENTDKSRVGIYVGVTEHGNVETENEIYVIKGFDYDTSCWSHHHNPRTVANNPAGEIALNLKITGPHYTIGAACAAGNAGIIQGAQMLRLGECDLAIAGGTSESIHTFGIFASFNSQNALASHEDPAKASRPFDVDRSGIVVAEGGCLYTLERLSDAKKRGAEIYGELVGYAMNTDATDFVLPNPERQAQCVQMALDRAGLQPDQIDIVSTHATGTSSGDAQECSALRSVFGDCETVRINNTKSYIGHAMGAAGALELAGNLASFRDSVVHPTINVDTLDEDCRLPGLVLNEVQETRKVDYILNNSFGMLGINSVVIIGRI, from the coding sequence GTGATCGCTCCCAATCTCGCTTCTGAATTGCCCGACGACCAGCGAATCGTCATCACCGGAATCGGATTGACCGCCCCCAACGGAAATGATTGGGACAGCTTTCGGGAAGCGTTGCTTGAAAAACGTAGCGGCGTCAAACCGTACGAAATCCGCTACTTCGGCAAGACACTGGCGGGGATCTGCGATTTCGAAACCACCCGCTATCAATCCAAAAAAGACCTCCGTCGCGGGACACGCGCCGGCAGCGTCGGCGTTTATGCCGCCAACGAGGCGATCAAGCATGCCGGAATCGATTGGGAAAACACCGACAAGTCTCGCGTCGGCATCTATGTCGGCGTGACCGAACACGGGAACGTGGAAACCGAGAATGAGATCTATGTGATCAAGGGGTTCGACTACGACACCAGTTGCTGGTCGCACCATCACAACCCCCGAACGGTTGCCAACAACCCGGCCGGCGAGATCGCGTTGAATTTGAAAATCACCGGTCCGCACTACACGATCGGCGCAGCCTGTGCGGCCGGAAACGCGGGGATCATTCAAGGTGCCCAGATGCTGCGTCTGGGCGAATGTGATTTGGCGATCGCCGGTGGCACCAGTGAAAGCATTCACACGTTCGGGATTTTCGCCAGTTTCAACAGCCAAAACGCATTGGCCAGCCACGAGGACCCCGCCAAAGCCTCGCGGCCGTTTGACGTCGACCGCAGCGGCATCGTGGTCGCCGAGGGCGGCTGCCTGTACACGCTCGAACGGCTCAGCGATGCGAAAAAACGCGGCGCGGAGATTTACGGCGAACTGGTCGGGTATGCGATGAACACCGACGCGACCGATTTCGTCTTGCCCAACCCCGAGCGTCAGGCACAGTGTGTCCAAATGGCCCTGGATCGAGCCGGATTGCAGCCCGACCAGATCGACATCGTCAGCACGCACGCGACCGGGACTTCCAGCGGCGACGCCCAGGAATGCTCCGCGCTGCGGTCGGTCTTTGGCGATTGTGAGACTGTCCGGATCAACAACACCAAGAGCTACATCGGACATGCGATGGGCGCCGCCGGAGCCCTGGAGCTGGCCGGAAATCTCGCCTCCTTCCGCGATTCCGTCGTCCACCCGACGATCAATGTCGACACGCTCGACGAGGACTGTCGGCTTCCGGGGCTGGTGCTCAACGAAGTCCAGGAAACCCGAAAAGTCGACTACATCCTGAACAATTCGTTCGGAATGCTCGGAATCAACTCCGTCGTGATCATCGGCCGAATCTAA